The Pseudomonas iranensis genome includes a window with the following:
- the thiO gene encoding glycine oxidase ThiO: MTRQQQVVIVGGGVIGLLTAYNLASEVRSVVLLDRSNVGQESSWAGGGIVSPLYPWRYSPAVTALAHWSQDFYPQLGQRLFADTGVDPEVHTTGLYWLDLDDETAALAWAERENRPLRAVDISAAHDAVPVLGSGFSRAIYMADVANVRNPRLVKSLKAALLALPNVTIHEQCEVSGFVREGERVVGVQAPTGVINGDQIVLTAGAWSGDLLKTLNLSLPVEPVKGQMILYKCAADFLPSMVLAKGRYAIPRRDGHILVGSTLEHEGYDKTPTDVALQSLKASAIELLPALADAEVVGHWAGLRPGSPEGIPFIGRVPGFDGLWLNCGHYRNGLVLAPASCQLFADVMLGRAPIIDPAPYAPEGRI, translated from the coding sequence ATGACCAGGCAACAGCAAGTGGTGATTGTCGGCGGCGGGGTGATTGGCCTGCTCACCGCCTACAATCTCGCCTCCGAAGTGCGCAGCGTGGTGCTGCTGGATCGCTCGAATGTCGGCCAGGAGTCGTCCTGGGCCGGCGGCGGTATCGTTTCGCCGCTGTACCCGTGGCGCTACAGCCCGGCGGTCACCGCGCTGGCGCATTGGTCGCAGGACTTTTATCCACAGCTCGGCCAGCGCTTGTTTGCCGACACGGGGGTTGATCCTGAGGTGCACACCACTGGCCTGTATTGGCTGGATCTGGACGATGAAACCGCAGCCCTGGCCTGGGCCGAGCGGGAAAATCGGCCGCTGCGGGCTGTGGATATCTCGGCGGCACATGACGCGGTGCCGGTGCTCGGCAGCGGTTTCAGCCGAGCGATCTACATGGCCGATGTCGCCAACGTGCGCAATCCACGGCTGGTCAAATCGCTGAAAGCCGCGCTGCTGGCGCTGCCGAACGTGACGATTCATGAACAATGCGAAGTCAGTGGCTTCGTCCGCGAGGGCGAGCGCGTGGTCGGCGTGCAGGCTCCGACGGGCGTGATCAACGGCGACCAGATTGTGCTGACAGCGGGGGCGTGGAGCGGTGATCTGCTCAAGACGCTGAACCTGTCGCTGCCGGTCGAGCCGGTCAAAGGCCAGATGATTCTTTATAAGTGCGCGGCTGATTTTTTACCGAGCATGGTGCTGGCCAAGGGGCGATATGCGATCCCGCGTCGTGACGGTCATATTTTGGTCGGCAGCACGCTGGAGCACGAAGGTTACGACAAGACCCCGACCGATGTAGCGCTGCAAAGCCTCAAGGCCTCGGCGATCGAATTGTTGCCGGCGCTGGCGGATGCTGAAGTGGTCGGGCACTGGGCGGGGCTGCGGCCGGGGTCGCCGGAAGGCATTCCGTTTATTGGCCGGGTGCCCGGGTTCGATGGGTTGTGGCTGAACTGCGGGCATTACCGCAACGGGCTGGTGCTGGCGCCGGCATCGTGTCAGTTGTTTGCTGACGTGATGCTGGGGCGGGCGCCGATTATTGATCCGGCGCCGTACGCGCCTGAGGGCCGGATTTAG
- a CDS encoding type IV pilin protein, which translates to MRRTSRGFTLIEIMIVIAIIGIILTISIPSYNEYVKKGRRAEVVSLLSEQAQTLERFYTRNNVYTGVTGLSTGNDFYTITPTLTDQTFVLTAVRKTGSAMATDKCGDFTLTNTGVRSMNNAATGVTAKDCWGR; encoded by the coding sequence ATGCGCAGAACCAGCCGAGGTTTTACCCTGATCGAGATCATGATCGTTATCGCGATTATCGGGATCATCCTCACCATCAGCATTCCCAGCTACAACGAATACGTGAAGAAGGGCCGTCGCGCCGAAGTGGTTTCGCTGCTCTCGGAGCAGGCGCAGACCCTCGAACGCTTCTACACCCGCAACAATGTCTACACCGGCGTCACCGGACTGAGCACGGGCAATGATTTCTACACCATCACCCCGACGCTGACCGACCAGACCTTTGTGCTGACCGCGGTGCGTAAAACCGGCTCGGCCATGGCCACCGACAAGTGCGGAGATTTCACCCTCACCAACACCGGCGTGCGAAGCATGAACAACGCGGCCACCGGAGTGACCGCCAAGGATTGCTGGGGCCGCTGA
- a CDS encoding pilus assembly protein: MRSIERGVSLLIGMLLSCYLAAPAWAFTPSDSPLLSAAAVAPNVMLLIDDSGSMNSIIYAAGFDPNVNRTPARQCNAFLGLCSALNAPQITGDTVFLSSLPTSGCSGGAYAFYNNSVAPLCLKLPDPVGNENTRYSADYISYIVGLANSNGTRDFTTGAIPNDYRMNVARNVSTALVSSNRSLRMGLSTFNPATSSNPGNGGFIARSITDLSPVAGSVTQAQADTNYNALISSINGLNAVANTPLAESYYEVTRYMRGLAPYYNGTPATYTSPIQYRCQKNYGVVITDGLPTYDRTFPTNDPLGGSRLPNWDGVNNDGDNLNGDGEGDTLYLDDIAKFAFDIDMRSTGTDAAGKSWNAVDFPRQDMNTYTVGFAADNDMLSDAASYGQGRYYQATDSSGLNAALSSALSDITSKAGSGGAGVASSSTLTSGSSFYQTTYDPKDWRGTIRSFGFTSTGTVNTSAAQWSTDTTIVPSATAPTFQSWNTLSNTPIALAFGSFSPAQQNTLNQGLPTGISGTELVEWSKGTNRTGLKVRTALLGDIINSPLVLASPSDKSASDLTGDSSYTNYLTTKAANMNASLVVNANDGFVNVINSANGTRRYAYMPSSVLPSLRLIADTNYVNGVSHKFLVDGQLGVFDAQAGTTWRTLAIGGTGAGGKTFYGLQLFDASAGNVIKALWEVSAPATANASNAFNDLGYAYARPEVARLANGRWATFIANGYGSNSGVAALYVLDAMDGSLIRKIVIDSTETTNGLSSVKLRVNSSNVVQAAYAGDLKGRMWKFDLSAPGAESWGVAFAGKPLFTAPGGATQPITAQPLLADNPQGGKQVFFGTGKFNETADKTNKDLQAFYSIWDAEGGAGQITVSSLQAQAITGSFSGSSGQFLTTSQNETTYPAEKGWYLPLVYNNVLTGERVINQASIVLGRIVFTTASVDTTDPCSSFGTGRLVELDAFNGKMLNYAVIDTTGDRLVDSNDTISSGVVFTGGNPTLNFISAGGTGKYVTDTSGVITTIVEKGGGGSRRIMWRQIQ, translated from the coding sequence ATGCGAAGTATTGAGCGCGGCGTGTCGCTGCTGATCGGCATGCTGCTGAGTTGTTACCTGGCGGCACCGGCCTGGGCTTTCACGCCTTCCGATTCGCCATTGCTGAGCGCGGCTGCGGTAGCGCCAAACGTGATGCTGCTAATCGACGACTCCGGCAGTATGAACAGCATCATCTACGCCGCCGGATTCGACCCGAACGTCAACCGCACTCCCGCCCGGCAGTGCAATGCCTTCCTCGGCTTGTGCTCTGCACTCAATGCACCGCAGATTACTGGCGACACAGTGTTTCTATCGAGCCTGCCAACCTCCGGCTGCTCGGGAGGCGCCTACGCGTTCTACAACAACAGCGTGGCGCCGTTGTGCCTCAAGCTGCCCGACCCCGTAGGCAATGAGAACACTCGGTATTCCGCCGATTACATTTCCTACATAGTCGGCCTCGCCAACAGCAACGGCACCCGCGACTTCACCACGGGGGCGATCCCCAACGATTACCGGATGAACGTCGCGCGCAACGTTTCCACTGCACTGGTGAGCAGCAACCGCAGCTTGCGCATGGGCCTGTCGACATTCAATCCGGCGACCAGCAGCAACCCGGGCAACGGCGGTTTCATCGCCCGCTCGATCACCGATTTGTCACCCGTCGCGGGCAGCGTCACCCAGGCCCAGGCAGACACCAACTACAACGCGCTGATCTCATCGATCAACGGCTTGAACGCCGTGGCCAACACGCCATTGGCCGAGAGCTATTACGAAGTCACGCGCTACATGCGTGGCTTGGCGCCTTACTACAACGGCACACCGGCGACCTATACCAGTCCGATTCAATACCGCTGCCAGAAAAACTACGGCGTGGTGATTACCGATGGCTTGCCGACCTATGACCGTACCTTCCCGACCAACGATCCGCTGGGAGGCAGTCGCTTACCGAACTGGGATGGCGTGAATAACGATGGCGACAACCTCAACGGTGACGGCGAAGGTGACACGCTGTATCTGGATGACATCGCCAAATTCGCCTTCGACATCGACATGCGCTCGACCGGCACCGACGCCGCCGGCAAGAGCTGGAACGCGGTGGATTTTCCCCGGCAGGACATGAACACCTACACCGTGGGTTTCGCGGCGGATAACGACATGTTGTCCGACGCTGCCAGTTACGGGCAGGGCAGGTATTACCAGGCGACCGACAGCTCCGGGCTCAATGCGGCGTTATCGTCGGCACTCAGCGATATCACTTCCAAGGCCGGCTCCGGTGGTGCCGGTGTTGCCAGCAGCAGTACGTTGACCAGTGGCAGCAGTTTTTACCAGACAACCTACGATCCCAAGGATTGGCGCGGCACGATCAGGTCGTTCGGCTTTACCTCGACCGGCACGGTAAATACCTCGGCGGCGCAATGGTCGACCGACACCACCATCGTGCCCTCTGCTACAGCGCCGACTTTCCAGTCATGGAACACCTTGAGCAATACGCCCATTGCTCTGGCATTCGGCAGCTTTTCCCCAGCCCAGCAGAACACGCTGAATCAGGGCCTGCCCACCGGTATCAGCGGCACTGAACTGGTGGAGTGGAGCAAAGGGACCAACAGGACCGGGCTCAAAGTGCGCACTGCGCTGCTGGGCGACATCATCAATTCGCCGCTGGTGCTCGCGTCGCCATCAGACAAGTCCGCATCCGATCTGACGGGTGACAGCAGTTACACCAACTACCTGACCACCAAGGCTGCGAACATGAATGCCAGTCTGGTGGTGAACGCCAACGACGGTTTCGTCAACGTGATCAATTCGGCGAACGGCACCCGCCGTTATGCCTACATGCCTTCCAGCGTGCTGCCTTCGTTGCGGCTGATTGCGGATACCAATTACGTCAACGGCGTCAGCCACAAGTTTCTCGTGGACGGTCAACTCGGAGTGTTCGATGCGCAGGCCGGCACCACCTGGAGAACGCTGGCCATTGGCGGAACGGGGGCCGGTGGCAAAACCTTCTACGGACTGCAACTGTTCGATGCCTCGGCAGGCAACGTGATCAAGGCACTGTGGGAAGTCAGTGCGCCGGCTACGGCAAATGCGTCGAATGCTTTCAATGATCTGGGTTACGCCTACGCGCGTCCGGAAGTGGCACGCTTGGCCAATGGTCGCTGGGCGACATTCATCGCCAATGGTTACGGCAGCAATTCGGGGGTTGCAGCGTTGTATGTACTGGATGCAATGGATGGTTCGCTGATCAGGAAAATCGTCATCGACAGCACGGAAACCACTAACGGTCTGTCTTCGGTAAAACTCAGGGTCAATTCCTCGAACGTGGTGCAGGCTGCCTACGCTGGTGACCTGAAGGGGCGTATGTGGAAATTCGACTTGAGCGCACCCGGGGCAGAAAGCTGGGGCGTGGCGTTTGCCGGCAAGCCTTTGTTTACCGCCCCGGGTGGGGCAACGCAGCCGATTACTGCGCAACCGCTGCTGGCGGATAATCCGCAGGGCGGCAAGCAAGTGTTCTTTGGCACCGGCAAGTTCAACGAGACTGCCGACAAGACCAACAAGGATCTGCAGGCGTTCTATTCAATCTGGGATGCAGAGGGTGGGGCCGGCCAAATCACCGTCAGCAGTTTGCAGGCGCAGGCGATTACCGGCTCGTTCTCCGGCAGTTCCGGGCAGTTTCTGACCACCAGCCAGAATGAAACGACCTATCCGGCAGAGAAAGGCTGGTATCTGCCGCTGGTGTATAACAACGTGCTGACCGGCGAGCGCGTGATCAACCAGGCCAGCATTGTGCTGGGGCGAATCGTTTTTACCACCGCCAGCGTCGATACCACCGACCCTTGTTCGAGCTTTGGTACGGGCAGGTTGGTCGAACTCGATGCGTTCAACGGTAAGATGCTCAACTATGCCGTGATCGACACCACTGGCGACCGTTTGGTCGACAGCAACGACACGATATCCAGTGGCGTGGTATTCACCGGCGGCAATCCGACCCTGAACTTCATTTCCGCCGGTGGTACGGGAAAGTACGTTACCGACACCAGTGGCGTCATCACCACCATTGTAGAGAAGGGTGGCGGCGGCAGCCGTCGTATCATGTGGCGACAAATCCAGTAA
- a CDS encoding pilus assembly PilX family protein produces MRISLQQRQAQRGMVLLVSLVFLLLLTLIGLSSMQSANLQEKMAGSVSLRNQSFQAAEAALRVGESAVQLDSYSLAVCSGTSQCLPPAESSSVSSASFNSTSGVTWIAAGNGFYGVQNIGTTLTAVNVPSNTSATLYRVTAVGIAGNSRSVVESVYAKY; encoded by the coding sequence ATGAGGATTTCCTTGCAGCAACGTCAGGCCCAGCGCGGCATGGTCTTGTTGGTCAGTCTGGTGTTTCTGCTGTTGCTGACATTGATCGGTTTGTCCTCGATGCAGAGCGCCAACCTGCAAGAGAAAATGGCCGGCAGCGTAAGCCTGCGCAATCAATCATTTCAGGCGGCCGAAGCGGCATTGCGTGTCGGCGAGAGCGCAGTGCAACTGGACAGTTATTCGTTGGCGGTGTGCAGCGGCACGAGCCAATGTCTGCCGCCGGCGGAATCGTCATCGGTCAGCTCGGCCAGCTTCAATTCGACCTCCGGGGTGACCTGGATCGCCGCCGGTAATGGCTTTTATGGCGTGCAGAACATCGGCACGACCCTGACGGCGGTGAACGTGCCCAGTAACACCTCGGCAACCTTATATCGAGTGACTGCGGTCGGCATCGCCGGCAATTCGCGTAGCGTGGTGGAGAGTGTCTATGCGAAGTATTGA
- a CDS encoding PilW family protein yields the protein MTRSNRGFGLIELLIALALGLIVVLGVVQIFIAAKNTYVSQNSAAAMQEDARFVLSKMIQEIRMVGMFGCLGTIVDSSSAGDFNAAQLTPINWDNASLKLTLVTADVGSGGGTPTWTVISDCRNSAVAYSGLRSPTTGQIAFPIRRLIYSFSNNQILMGTGSGNPAQQVLVNNVSAFNVTFGLASSATDVAASTYSSNPGDPARIRSVRLSLTLTDPNNRVRNQTFNVVAALRNRLP from the coding sequence ATGACGCGTTCCAACCGTGGTTTCGGCCTGATCGAGTTGCTGATTGCTCTGGCTTTGGGTTTGATCGTTGTACTCGGTGTGGTGCAGATTTTCATCGCCGCAAAAAACACCTACGTCAGCCAGAACAGCGCCGCAGCGATGCAGGAGGATGCGCGCTTCGTCCTCAGCAAAATGATTCAGGAAATCCGCATGGTCGGCATGTTCGGTTGTCTCGGCACCATCGTCGACTCCAGCTCAGCAGGGGATTTCAACGCCGCGCAACTTACCCCGATCAACTGGGACAACGCCAGTCTCAAGCTGACCCTGGTCACCGCCGATGTCGGCAGCGGCGGGGGAACGCCGACCTGGACGGTGATTTCCGATTGTCGCAACAGCGCGGTCGCCTACAGCGGATTGCGCAGCCCGACCACGGGGCAGATCGCGTTCCCGATCCGGCGCCTGATCTACAGCTTCAGCAATAATCAGATCCTCATGGGCACCGGCAGCGGCAATCCGGCGCAGCAAGTGCTGGTGAACAACGTCAGCGCCTTCAACGTCACCTTCGGCCTGGCCAGCTCGGCGACCGACGTCGCAGCCTCAACCTACAGCAGCAACCCTGGCGATCCCGCGCGCATCCGCAGTGTGCGCCTGAGCCTGACCCTCACCGACCCGAACAATCGGGTGCGCAATCAAACCTTCAACGTGGTTGCGGCATTGCGCAATCGCTTGCCATGA
- the pilV gene encoding type IV pilus modification protein PilV, which translates to MRAGSKNAQEGMTLIEVLVALLILTVGLLGAAAVQLNALKYTDSSRMTSQASFIAYDMMDRIRANSGANYTVTPPTSGNLSNARDQDLYDFTTNIANFGGPTATGSITLNQRVYTITITWSDARAANAASAQRSFVLTSRAAVDPVATP; encoded by the coding sequence ATGAGGGCAGGGAGCAAAAACGCACAGGAGGGCATGACGCTGATCGAAGTGCTGGTCGCGCTGCTGATTCTCACCGTCGGGCTGTTGGGCGCAGCGGCGGTGCAGCTCAATGCGCTGAAGTACACCGACAGTTCGCGGATGACCAGTCAGGCCAGCTTCATCGCCTATGACATGATGGATCGCATCCGCGCCAATTCCGGCGCCAACTACACCGTTACGCCACCGACCTCGGGCAACCTCAGTAATGCGCGGGACCAGGACCTCTACGACTTCACCACCAATATCGCCAACTTCGGCGGCCCGACCGCGACGGGCAGTATCACCCTCAACCAGCGGGTCTACACCATCACCATTACCTGGAGCGATGCGCGCGCGGCGAACGCTGCCAGTGCCCAGCGCAGTTTCGTCCTGACCAGCCGGGCGGCGGTCGATCCGGTGGCCACGCCATGA
- a CDS encoding GspH/FimT family pseudopilin: MDLRTKGFTLVELLVAIAVFLILITLAVPAFTRTIQSSKADTEVGDLQRAINFARLEAINRGVTTRLRPTAGGSVWTGELAVYDSTGNPANVLRVVPAMSSGATLTLPSGVTALDFNNLGGLAAPATAVVIGYTLGTQSRTLNVCLNGRIQLGGNCG, from the coding sequence ATGGATCTTCGTACAAAAGGTTTCACGCTGGTCGAGTTGCTGGTCGCCATTGCGGTGTTCCTGATACTGATCACGCTGGCGGTGCCGGCCTTTACCCGTACGATCCAGAGCAGCAAGGCGGATACCGAAGTCGGCGACTTGCAGCGCGCGATCAATTTCGCTCGCCTCGAAGCGATCAATCGCGGCGTGACCACGCGTCTGCGTCCGACCGCTGGCGGCAGTGTCTGGACCGGTGAGCTGGCGGTCTACGACAGTACTGGCAATCCGGCCAATGTGTTGCGGGTTGTTCCAGCGATGAGCAGCGGCGCGACTCTGACGCTACCCTCAGGAGTGACCGCGCTGGATTTCAACAATCTTGGTGGTCTGGCGGCACCGGCGACGGCGGTAGTCATCGGTTACACGCTGGGCACGCAAAGCAGGACGCTGAACGTGTGTTTGAACGGACGCATTCAACTGGGTGGAAATTGCGGATGA
- a CDS encoding GspH/FimT family pseudopilin, whose product MPQHGFSLIELLMGLAIGAIVLLLVSPAFAALKQATQRDNAAQSLLEGIRHARTLAITHNQSVVIHGIDGDWSQGWRIILDRSGKGPEDSSNPLLVERASEAKVPIVGNWWVSRYVRFSHLGQPLMPGRRFQAGTIHICSPREPVSQRQIVLAATGRVRLGSQETEQALCDKGRSVRSNGRAALSASRT is encoded by the coding sequence ATGCCGCAACACGGTTTCAGCCTGATTGAACTGCTTATGGGACTGGCGATTGGCGCAATTGTTCTGCTGCTGGTCAGCCCGGCGTTCGCCGCGCTCAAGCAAGCGACGCAGCGCGACAACGCGGCGCAGTCACTGCTCGAAGGCATCCGCCACGCTCGCACACTGGCGATCACGCACAATCAGAGCGTGGTGATCCATGGCATCGACGGTGACTGGAGTCAGGGTTGGCGGATCATTCTGGATAGAAGCGGCAAGGGGCCGGAGGACAGCAGCAATCCGCTGCTGGTTGAACGCGCCAGCGAGGCGAAGGTGCCGATTGTCGGCAACTGGTGGGTGAGCCGCTATGTGCGGTTCAGTCATCTGGGGCAGCCACTGATGCCGGGGCGGCGATTTCAGGCGGGGACGATACACATCTGCTCGCCGCGCGAACCGGTCAGCCAGCGGCAGATCGTGCTGGCGGCGACCGGTCGCGTGCGCCTGGGCAGTCAGGAAACCGAGCAGGCGCTGTGCGACAAAGGCAGAAGCGTCAGATCGAACGGACGCGCAGCTCTTTCGGCATCGAGAACGTGA
- the ispH gene encoding 4-hydroxy-3-methylbut-2-enyl diphosphate reductase — protein sequence MQIKLANPRGFCAGVDRAIEIVNRALEVFGPPIYVRHEVVHNKFVVEDLRSRGAIFVEELDQVPDDVIVIFSAHGVSQAVRNEAAGRGLKVFDATCPLVTKVHIEVAKYSRDGRECILIGHAGHPEVEGTMGQYDASNGGAIYLVEDEKDVAALQVRDSERLAFVTQTTLSMDDTSRVIDALRTRFPAIGGPRKDDICYATQNRQDAVKQLADECDVVLVVGSPNSSNSNRLRELAERMATPAYLIDGAEDLQQSWFDGVERIGITAGASAPEVLVRGVIQQLQAWGATGADELAGREENITFSMPKELRVRSI from the coding sequence ATGCAAATCAAACTCGCCAACCCCCGTGGCTTCTGCGCCGGTGTGGACCGGGCGATCGAAATCGTCAACCGCGCCCTGGAAGTTTTCGGGCCACCGATCTATGTGCGTCACGAAGTGGTGCACAACAAGTTCGTCGTCGAAGACCTGCGCAGCCGTGGCGCGATTTTCGTCGAAGAGCTCGATCAGGTGCCCGATGACGTGATCGTCATCTTCAGCGCCCACGGTGTTTCCCAAGCCGTGCGCAATGAAGCTGCAGGTCGTGGCCTGAAAGTCTTCGATGCAACCTGCCCGCTGGTGACCAAGGTGCACATCGAAGTCGCCAAATACAGCCGCGACGGTCGTGAATGCATCCTGATCGGCCACGCCGGTCACCCGGAAGTCGAAGGAACCATGGGTCAGTACGACGCCAGCAATGGCGGCGCGATCTACCTCGTTGAAGACGAAAAGGACGTGGCCGCACTGCAGGTACGCGATTCGGAAAGACTCGCTTTCGTCACCCAGACAACCTTGTCGATGGACGACACCAGCCGTGTGATCGATGCCCTGCGCACGCGCTTCCCGGCCATCGGTGGCCCGCGCAAGGACGACATCTGCTACGCCACACAAAACCGCCAGGACGCCGTCAAGCAACTGGCCGACGAGTGCGACGTGGTGCTGGTGGTCGGCAGCCCGAACAGTTCCAACTCCAACCGTCTGCGCGAATTGGCTGAGCGCATGGCGACTCCGGCGTACCTGATCGACGGTGCCGAGGACCTGCAACAGAGCTGGTTCGACGGCGTCGAGCGCATCGGCATTACCGCTGGCGCCTCGGCGCCGGAAGTGCTGGTCCGGGGCGTGATCCAGCAATTGCAGGCCTGGGGTGCGACCGGTGCCGACGAGCTGGCTGGCCGTGAGGAGAACATCACGTTCTCGATGCCGAAAGAGCTGCGCGTCCGTTCGATCTGA
- the fkpB gene encoding FKBP-type peptidyl-prolyl cis-trans isomerase encodes MTEPLSTEQRIGQNTEVTLHFALRLENGDTVDSTFDKAPATFKVGDGNLLPGFEAALFGFKAGDKRTLTVEPESAFGQPNPQNVQTIPRSQFTDMELSPGLLVIFNDAANTELPGVVKEFDDTQVTVDFNHPLAGKTLTFDVEIISVKAI; translated from the coding sequence ATGACTGAACCGCTATCGACTGAGCAACGCATCGGCCAGAACACCGAAGTTACGCTGCACTTTGCTTTGCGCCTGGAAAACGGTGACACCGTCGACAGTACCTTCGACAAGGCCCCGGCGACGTTCAAGGTCGGCGATGGCAACCTGCTGCCGGGCTTCGAAGCCGCACTGTTCGGCTTCAAGGCCGGCGACAAGCGCACCCTGACCGTCGAGCCGGAAAGCGCTTTTGGTCAGCCGAACCCGCAGAACGTGCAGACCATCCCGCGTTCGCAGTTCACCGACATGGAGTTGTCGCCGGGTCTGCTGGTGATCTTCAACGATGCGGCCAATACTGAATTGCCAGGTGTGGTGAAGGAATTCGACGACACGCAAGTGACCGTCGACTTCAACCACCCGCTGGCGGGCAAGACGCTGACCTTTGACGTGGAAATCATTTCCGTCAAAGCGATCTAA
- the lspA gene encoding signal peptidase II: protein MPDAVGRFGRLSWLWLSLLVLVIDQASKFYFEAKLEMFQQIVIIPDLFSWTLAYNTGAAFSFLADSSGWQRWLFALIAIVVSAVLVVWLKRLGRNDTWLAVALALVLGGALGNLYDRIALGHVIDFILVHWQNRWYFPAFNIADSAITVGAIMLALDMFKSKKTEEAAHD from the coding sequence ATGCCTGATGCCGTTGGCCGTTTCGGACGGCTGAGCTGGCTTTGGTTGAGCTTGCTGGTTCTGGTCATTGACCAGGCCAGCAAGTTCTACTTCGAAGCCAAGCTCGAAATGTTCCAGCAGATCGTGATCATTCCCGACCTGTTCAGCTGGACCCTGGCCTACAACACTGGCGCTGCCTTCAGCTTCCTCGCCGACAGCTCCGGCTGGCAGCGCTGGCTGTTTGCCCTGATCGCGATTGTGGTCAGTGCCGTGCTGGTGGTCTGGCTCAAGCGTCTGGGTCGCAACGACACCTGGCTGGCCGTCGCCCTGGCGTTGGTGCTGGGTGGCGCGCTGGGCAACCTGTATGACCGCATTGCCCTGGGCCATGTGATCGACTTCATTCTGGTGCACTGGCAGAACCGCTGGTATTTCCCGGCGTTCAACATTGCCGACAGCGCGATCACCGTTGGCGCGATCATGCTGGCACTGGACATGTTCAAATCGAAGAAAACCGAAGAGGCTGCTCATGACTGA